The following coding sequences are from one Panicum hallii strain FIL2 chromosome 5, PHallii_v3.1, whole genome shotgun sequence window:
- the LOC112892318 gene encoding calcium permeable stress-gated cation channel 1-like isoform X1 yields MATIKDIGLSAVINVLGAIAFLLAFAFLRLQPINDRVYFPKWYLKGARESPSHGGTFVRKFVNLDMRSYLKFLSWMPAALKMPEDELISHAGLDSAVYLRIYLVGLKIFAPISILAFSVLVPVNWTNDSLEFSKVQHSNIDKLSISNIPVGSKRFIAHLTMAYVFTFWTCYVLLHEYEIVAQMRLRFLASEKRRPDQFTVLVRNIPPDPDESIGELVEHFFLVNHPDHYLTHQVVYNANKLAKLVKEKKKMQNWLDYYQLKFERNASKRPTTKTGFLGCFGAKVDAIEYYKSEIERIENEEAEEREKIVKDPKSVVPAAFVSFRSRWGAAVCAQTQQTSNPTVWLTEWAPEPRDVYWDNLSIPFVSLTVRRLIVAVAFFFLNFFYVIPIAFVQSLANLEGIEKAVPFLKPLIEIPTIKSFIQGFLPGIALKIFLILLPSILMFMSKVEGLTSISSLERRSASKYYIFIFFNVFLASIIAGSALEQLKSYLHQSANEIPRTVGEAIPMKATFFITYVMVDGWAGVAGEILRLKPLVIFHLKNFFLVKTEKDREEAMDPGSIGFDSNEPQIQLYFLLGLVYAAVTPFLLPFILIFFGFAYIVYRHQIINVYNQEYESAAAFWPSVHGRIITALIISQLLLLGLLSTKGAGQSTPVLLVLPVVTFYFHKYCKNRYEPTFVKCPLQEAMKKDTLERAREPGFDLKGYLMNAYIHPVFKGDDDDEKFSIADEPEAEQVLVATKRQSRRNTPVPSKYNGSDSPSLPEIVNDQRL; encoded by the exons ATGGCTACTATTAAAGATATAGGCCTCTCTGCGGTTATCAATGTATTGGGGGCCATAGCATTCCTGCTAGCATTTGCTTTCCTACGACTGCAGCCAATCAATGATAGGGTTTACTTCCCAAAATGGTACCTCAAAGGTGCAAGAGAGAGCCCAAGTCATGGGGGTACATTTGTTCGGAAATTTGTCAATTTGGACATGCGGTCGTACTTGAAGTTCTTAAGTTGGATGCCCGCTGCTCTCAAAATGCCTGAGGATGAGTTGATTAGCCATGCAGGGCTTGATTCAGCTGTCTATCTGCGGATTTACTTAGTTGG GCTTAAAATATTTGCTCCAATCTCAATTCTAGCATTCAGTGTTCTTGTACCTGTTAATTGGACCAATGATTCTCTGGAATTCTCGAAGGTACAGCACAGCAACATTGATAAACTTTCGATATCAAATATACCTGTTGGATCAAAAAG GTTTATAGCCCATTTGACTATGGCTTATGTTTTCACATTTTGGACCTGCTATGTACTGTTACATGAGTATGAAATCGTTGCACAAATGAGACTGCGTTTTCTTGCATCAGAGAAACGCAGACCAGACCAGTTCACG GTCCTTGTGCGTAATATACCGCCTGATCCAGATGAATCAATTGGTGAGCTTGTTGAACATTTCTTTCTTGTGAATCATCCTGATCACTATCTGACGCACCAG GTTGTTTACAATGCAAATAAGCTTGCAAAATTGGTtaaagagaagaagaagatgcagAATTGGCTTGACTACTATCAGCTGAAGTTTGAAAGAAATGCATCTAAGAGGCCTACTACTAAG ACTGGTTTTCttggttgttttggtgccaaggTGGATGCTATTGAATACTACAAATCAGAAATTGAGAGGATAGAAAATGAA GAAGCAGAAGAGCGTGAAAAGATTGTAAAGGATCCCAAATCAGTTGTCCCAGCAGCATTTGTTTCCTTCCGATCACGTTGGGGTGCAGCAGTTTGTGCTCAGACACAACAAACCAGTAATCCAACTGTTTGGTTGACTGAATGGGCTCCAGAACCTCGAGATGTGTACTGGGATAATTTGTCTATTCCATTTGTCTCCCTTACAGTTCGAAGGTTGATAGTGGCAGTGGCATTCTTCTTCCTGAACTTCTTTTATGTGATCCCAATAGCATTTGTTCAGTCTCTTGCAAATCTTGAAGGGATTGAGAAGGCAGTTCCATTTCTGAAGCCTCTGATTGAAAT ACCTACTATTAAATCATTCATCCAGGGTTTCCTTCCTGGAATTGCTCTGAAGATCTTCCTTATACTGCTCCCAAGCATATTAATGTTCATGTCTAAGGTTGAAGGATTGACATCAATATCTTCATTGGAGAGAAGATCTGCATCCAAATATTATATCTTCATCTTCTTCAATGTGTTTCTGGCAAGCATTATTGCAGGATCTGCTTTAGAGCAGCTAAAAAGCTATCTTCATCAATCCGCAAATGA AATACCAAGGACAGTTGGTGAAGCAATTCCAATGAAGGCAACCTTTTTTATAACATATGTAATGGTCGATGGTTGGGCTGGGGTAGCTGGTGAAATATTAAGATTGAAGCCACTGGTAATCTTCCACTTGAAAAACTTTTTCTTGGTAAAGACTGAGAAAGACAGAGAAGAGGCAATGGATCCTGGAAGTATTGGTTTTGACTCAAATGAACCTCAAATTCAGCTCTATTTCTTACTTGGTCTTGTCTATGCTGCGGTGACACCATTTTTGCTCCCTTTCATATTGATATTCTTCGGGTTTGCATACATTGTATACCGCCACCAG ATAATAAATGTGTACAATCAAGAATATGAGAGTGCAGCAGCATTTTGGCCAAGTGTTCATGGACGTATAATCACAGCATTGATCATAtcacagctcctcctccttggatTGCTTAGCACAAAAGGTGCTGGCCAGTCAACTCCGGTGCTCCTTGTTCTTCCGGTTGTAACCTTTTATTTCCACAAGTATTGCAAGAATCGCTATGAACCTACTTTTGTGAAATGCCCGTTACAG GAGGCAATGAAGAAGGATACCCTAGAACGTGCAAGAGAGCCAGGATTTGATCTCAAAGGATATCTGATGAATGCCTACATCCACCCAGTTTTTAAAGGTGATGACGACGATGAGAAGTTCTCAATTGCCGATGAACCAGAGGCAGAGCAAGTCCTGGTGGCAACCAAGCGGCAATCCAGGAGGAACACCCCTGTCCCTAGTAAATACAATGGCTCGGATTCACCTTCTCTGCCTGAAATTGTAAATGATCAGCGGCTGTAG
- the LOC112892318 gene encoding calcium permeable stress-gated cation channel 1-like isoform X2 produces the protein MAYVFTFWTCYVLLHEYEIVAQMRLRFLASEKRRPDQFTVLVRNIPPDPDESIGELVEHFFLVNHPDHYLTHQVVYNANKLAKLVKEKKKMQNWLDYYQLKFERNASKRPTTKTGFLGCFGAKVDAIEYYKSEIERIENEEAEEREKIVKDPKSVVPAAFVSFRSRWGAAVCAQTQQTSNPTVWLTEWAPEPRDVYWDNLSIPFVSLTVRRLIVAVAFFFLNFFYVIPIAFVQSLANLEGIEKAVPFLKPLIEIPTIKSFIQGFLPGIALKIFLILLPSILMFMSKVEGLTSISSLERRSASKYYIFIFFNVFLASIIAGSALEQLKSYLHQSANEIPRTVGEAIPMKATFFITYVMVDGWAGVAGEILRLKPLVIFHLKNFFLVKTEKDREEAMDPGSIGFDSNEPQIQLYFLLGLVYAAVTPFLLPFILIFFGFAYIVYRHQIINVYNQEYESAAAFWPSVHGRIITALIISQLLLLGLLSTKGAGQSTPVLLVLPVVTFYFHKYCKNRYEPTFVKCPLQEAMKKDTLERAREPGFDLKGYLMNAYIHPVFKGDDDDEKFSIADEPEAEQVLVATKRQSRRNTPVPSKYNGSDSPSLPEIVNDQRL, from the exons ATGGCTTATGTTTTCACATTTTGGACCTGCTATGTACTGTTACATGAGTATGAAATCGTTGCACAAATGAGACTGCGTTTTCTTGCATCAGAGAAACGCAGACCAGACCAGTTCACG GTCCTTGTGCGTAATATACCGCCTGATCCAGATGAATCAATTGGTGAGCTTGTTGAACATTTCTTTCTTGTGAATCATCCTGATCACTATCTGACGCACCAG GTTGTTTACAATGCAAATAAGCTTGCAAAATTGGTtaaagagaagaagaagatgcagAATTGGCTTGACTACTATCAGCTGAAGTTTGAAAGAAATGCATCTAAGAGGCCTACTACTAAG ACTGGTTTTCttggttgttttggtgccaaggTGGATGCTATTGAATACTACAAATCAGAAATTGAGAGGATAGAAAATGAA GAAGCAGAAGAGCGTGAAAAGATTGTAAAGGATCCCAAATCAGTTGTCCCAGCAGCATTTGTTTCCTTCCGATCACGTTGGGGTGCAGCAGTTTGTGCTCAGACACAACAAACCAGTAATCCAACTGTTTGGTTGACTGAATGGGCTCCAGAACCTCGAGATGTGTACTGGGATAATTTGTCTATTCCATTTGTCTCCCTTACAGTTCGAAGGTTGATAGTGGCAGTGGCATTCTTCTTCCTGAACTTCTTTTATGTGATCCCAATAGCATTTGTTCAGTCTCTTGCAAATCTTGAAGGGATTGAGAAGGCAGTTCCATTTCTGAAGCCTCTGATTGAAAT ACCTACTATTAAATCATTCATCCAGGGTTTCCTTCCTGGAATTGCTCTGAAGATCTTCCTTATACTGCTCCCAAGCATATTAATGTTCATGTCTAAGGTTGAAGGATTGACATCAATATCTTCATTGGAGAGAAGATCTGCATCCAAATATTATATCTTCATCTTCTTCAATGTGTTTCTGGCAAGCATTATTGCAGGATCTGCTTTAGAGCAGCTAAAAAGCTATCTTCATCAATCCGCAAATGA AATACCAAGGACAGTTGGTGAAGCAATTCCAATGAAGGCAACCTTTTTTATAACATATGTAATGGTCGATGGTTGGGCTGGGGTAGCTGGTGAAATATTAAGATTGAAGCCACTGGTAATCTTCCACTTGAAAAACTTTTTCTTGGTAAAGACTGAGAAAGACAGAGAAGAGGCAATGGATCCTGGAAGTATTGGTTTTGACTCAAATGAACCTCAAATTCAGCTCTATTTCTTACTTGGTCTTGTCTATGCTGCGGTGACACCATTTTTGCTCCCTTTCATATTGATATTCTTCGGGTTTGCATACATTGTATACCGCCACCAG ATAATAAATGTGTACAATCAAGAATATGAGAGTGCAGCAGCATTTTGGCCAAGTGTTCATGGACGTATAATCACAGCATTGATCATAtcacagctcctcctccttggatTGCTTAGCACAAAAGGTGCTGGCCAGTCAACTCCGGTGCTCCTTGTTCTTCCGGTTGTAACCTTTTATTTCCACAAGTATTGCAAGAATCGCTATGAACCTACTTTTGTGAAATGCCCGTTACAG GAGGCAATGAAGAAGGATACCCTAGAACGTGCAAGAGAGCCAGGATTTGATCTCAAAGGATATCTGATGAATGCCTACATCCACCCAGTTTTTAAAGGTGATGACGACGATGAGAAGTTCTCAATTGCCGATGAACCAGAGGCAGAGCAAGTCCTGGTGGCAACCAAGCGGCAATCCAGGAGGAACACCCCTGTCCCTAGTAAATACAATGGCTCGGATTCACCTTCTCTGCCTGAAATTGTAAATGATCAGCGGCTGTAG
- the LOC112893957 gene encoding uncharacterized protein LOC112893957 isoform X1 yields the protein MDFELRQAREKLEREQRERMQRAKAKAERERRAKAEAARRQEALEASHRERRLDAARVQEEADQKMEEVMQLGKGVSFSHMFEALRYDGPGDKIKLPPSSFKELSDEGALDKGPMYFRLSKVRDTVPGATMEQDTEEATCSGVLEFTAREGSAELPLHVWNNLFRSDTPDIPLIEVKYVSLPKGTYAKLKPEGAGFSDLPNHRAVLETALRNHATLSENDIVVVNYGLLQYKLKVLELKPASSVSVLETDVEVDIEGSDSVLDNEENQHVLAPLAIGKVESSVVEEGKFRYYKFSVEESVGEKVASGRVNIEVKIDTDASGGDTDIYISRHPLVFPTQHRHEWSSHEMGSKVLILKPRDSNLVSGVYSIGVYGFKGTSKYQLSVAIKDVNGQRIGEHASASGSVDADSVLCSNCKRHIASRSAHLHEAYCMRHNVACPHDGCGVVLRKEEAADHVHCNKCGRAFQQREMEKHMKVFHEPLQCPCGVVLEKEDMVQHQSSTCPLRLIVCRFCGDTVHAGGEPVDARDRLRNMCEHESICGSRTAPCDSCGRSVMLKEMDIHLIAVHQKS from the exons ATGGATTTCGAGCTGCGGCAGGCGCGGGAGAAGCTGGAGCGCGAGCAGCGGGAGCGGATGCAGCGCGCCAAGGCCAAGGCCGAGCGCGAGCGCCGGGCCAAGGCCGAGGCCGCGCGCCGCCAGGAGGCGCTCGAGGCGTCCCACCGCGAGCGACGCCTCGACGCCGCGCGCGTCCAGGAAGAG GCTGACCAGAAAATGGAAGAGGTAATGCAGCTGGGGAAGGGGGTTTCATTCTCGCACATGTTTGAGGCACTTCGATATGATGGCCCTGGGGATAAGATCAAGCTACCACCATCTTCGTTTAAGGAATTATCAGATGAGGGAGCCCTGGATAAAGGTCCCATGTACTTCAGGTTGTCCAAGGTTAGGGACACAGTCCCGGGTGCCACTATGGAACAAGACACCGAGGAGGCAACCTGTTCCGGTGTTCTTGAATTCACTGCCAGGGAAGGCTCTGCTGAACTCCCACTGCATGTTTGGAACAACCTGTTCCGGAGTGACACCCCAGACATCCCTCTGATTGAAGTCAAGTATGTCAGTTTGCCCAAAGGAACATATGCGAAGTTGAAGCCAGAAGGAGCTGGGTTTTCAGATCTCCCTAACCATAGAGCAGTCCTTGAAACGGCACTCCGCAATCACGCAACACTATCTGAAAACGATATTGTTGTGGTGAACTATGGGCTACTGCAGTACAAGTTAAAGGTTCTTGAACTGAAGCCCGCGTCAAGTGTATCTGTCCTAGAGACAGATGTTGAAGTTGACATAGAGGGATCAGATTCAGTTTTGGACAACGAAGAGAACCAACATGTGCTTGCGCCGCTTGCAATTGGAAAGGTTGAATCCAGTGTTGTGGAAGAAGGAAAGTTCAGGTATTACAAATTTTCAGTTGAAGAAAGTGTGGGTGAGAAAGTAGCTTCTGGGCGTGTTAATATTGAGGTTAAGATAGACACGGATGCAAGCGGTGGCGACACTGATATCTACATTTCAAGGCATCCTTTAGTATTCCCGACTCAGCATCGACATGAGTGGTCTTCTCATGAAATGGGATCAAAAGTTCTTATACTCAAACCACGGGATTCCAATTTGGTCAGTGGTGTTTACAGTATTGGAGTTTATGGTTTCAAAGGGACTTCTAAGTACCAGCTCTCTGTAGCTATTAAGGATGTTAATGGCCAAAGGATTGGTGAACATGCTAGTGCTTCAGGAAGTGTCGATGCTGATTCAGTACTGTGTAGTAACTGTAAGCGCCATATAGCCAGCCGATCTGCTCATCTTCACGAGGCATACTGCATGAGACACAATGTTGCCTGCCCGCATGATGGCTGCGGAGTTGTTCTTCGGAAAGAAGAAGCAGCAGATCATGTGCACTGCAACAAGTGCGGGCGAGCTTTCCAACAGAGGGAAATGGAGAAACATATGAAAGTCTTCCATGAGCCACTGCAGTGTCCCTGTGGGGTGGTTCTGGAAAAGGAAGATATG GTCCAACACCAATCCTCAACCTGCCCtttgcgcttgattgtgtgccggTTCTGCGGTGACACGGTCCATGCTGGTGGAGAACCAGTTGATGCTCGTGACCGACTCCGAAACATGTGTGAGCATGAGAGTATCTGTGGATCCAGGACGGCACCATGTGACTCTTGTGGGCGGTCAGTCATGCTGAAGGAGATGGACATTCACCTCATCGCCGTTCATCAGAAGAGCTGA
- the LOC112893957 gene encoding uncharacterized protein LOC112893957 isoform X2: MEEVMQLGKGVSFSHMFEALRYDGPGDKIKLPPSSFKELSDEGALDKGPMYFRLSKVRDTVPGATMEQDTEEATCSGVLEFTAREGSAELPLHVWNNLFRSDTPDIPLIEVKYVSLPKGTYAKLKPEGAGFSDLPNHRAVLETALRNHATLSENDIVVVNYGLLQYKLKVLELKPASSVSVLETDVEVDIEGSDSVLDNEENQHVLAPLAIGKVESSVVEEGKFRYYKFSVEESVGEKVASGRVNIEVKIDTDASGGDTDIYISRHPLVFPTQHRHEWSSHEMGSKVLILKPRDSNLVSGVYSIGVYGFKGTSKYQLSVAIKDVNGQRIGEHASASGSVDADSVLCSNCKRHIASRSAHLHEAYCMRHNVACPHDGCGVVLRKEEAADHVHCNKCGRAFQQREMEKHMKVFHEPLQCPCGVVLEKEDMVQHQSSTCPLRLIVCRFCGDTVHAGGEPVDARDRLRNMCEHESICGSRTAPCDSCGRSVMLKEMDIHLIAVHQKS, from the exons ATGGAAGAGGTAATGCAGCTGGGGAAGGGGGTTTCATTCTCGCACATGTTTGAGGCACTTCGATATGATGGCCCTGGGGATAAGATCAAGCTACCACCATCTTCGTTTAAGGAATTATCAGATGAGGGAGCCCTGGATAAAGGTCCCATGTACTTCAGGTTGTCCAAGGTTAGGGACACAGTCCCGGGTGCCACTATGGAACAAGACACCGAGGAGGCAACCTGTTCCGGTGTTCTTGAATTCACTGCCAGGGAAGGCTCTGCTGAACTCCCACTGCATGTTTGGAACAACCTGTTCCGGAGTGACACCCCAGACATCCCTCTGATTGAAGTCAAGTATGTCAGTTTGCCCAAAGGAACATATGCGAAGTTGAAGCCAGAAGGAGCTGGGTTTTCAGATCTCCCTAACCATAGAGCAGTCCTTGAAACGGCACTCCGCAATCACGCAACACTATCTGAAAACGATATTGTTGTGGTGAACTATGGGCTACTGCAGTACAAGTTAAAGGTTCTTGAACTGAAGCCCGCGTCAAGTGTATCTGTCCTAGAGACAGATGTTGAAGTTGACATAGAGGGATCAGATTCAGTTTTGGACAACGAAGAGAACCAACATGTGCTTGCGCCGCTTGCAATTGGAAAGGTTGAATCCAGTGTTGTGGAAGAAGGAAAGTTCAGGTATTACAAATTTTCAGTTGAAGAAAGTGTGGGTGAGAAAGTAGCTTCTGGGCGTGTTAATATTGAGGTTAAGATAGACACGGATGCAAGCGGTGGCGACACTGATATCTACATTTCAAGGCATCCTTTAGTATTCCCGACTCAGCATCGACATGAGTGGTCTTCTCATGAAATGGGATCAAAAGTTCTTATACTCAAACCACGGGATTCCAATTTGGTCAGTGGTGTTTACAGTATTGGAGTTTATGGTTTCAAAGGGACTTCTAAGTACCAGCTCTCTGTAGCTATTAAGGATGTTAATGGCCAAAGGATTGGTGAACATGCTAGTGCTTCAGGAAGTGTCGATGCTGATTCAGTACTGTGTAGTAACTGTAAGCGCCATATAGCCAGCCGATCTGCTCATCTTCACGAGGCATACTGCATGAGACACAATGTTGCCTGCCCGCATGATGGCTGCGGAGTTGTTCTTCGGAAAGAAGAAGCAGCAGATCATGTGCACTGCAACAAGTGCGGGCGAGCTTTCCAACAGAGGGAAATGGAGAAACATATGAAAGTCTTCCATGAGCCACTGCAGTGTCCCTGTGGGGTGGTTCTGGAAAAGGAAGATATG GTCCAACACCAATCCTCAACCTGCCCtttgcgcttgattgtgtgccggTTCTGCGGTGACACGGTCCATGCTGGTGGAGAACCAGTTGATGCTCGTGACCGACTCCGAAACATGTGTGAGCATGAGAGTATCTGTGGATCCAGGACGGCACCATGTGACTCTTGTGGGCGGTCAGTCATGCTGAAGGAGATGGACATTCACCTCATCGCCGTTCATCAGAAGAGCTGA